In Bacteroidota bacterium, a genomic segment contains:
- a CDS encoding 3-phosphoglycerate dehydrogenase, whose translation MKKVLIATEKPFAKTAVDGMKDIFSKAGYSTVLLEKYTDKNDLLKAVADADALIVRSDIASREVIEAGKNLKIIVRAGAGYDNIDLQAASEKGVVAMNTPGQNSNAVAELVLGMMVFMARGGFDGKTGTELKDKKLGIHAYGHVGSLVAKIAKGFGMEVYAFDPFLDKSIIEKDGVKAVTNVEDLYSSCQYVTLHIPANEKTKKSINYELLSRMPKNAVLVNTARKEVIDEEGLLQIFANRDDFKYIADISPDCKSEIEGKYAGRFFFTPKKMGAQTQEANINAGLAAANQIVGFFEKGDKKFQVNK comes from the coding sequence ATGAAAAAAGTATTAATCGCTACAGAAAAACCTTTTGCCAAAACAGCAGTTGACGGCATGAAGGATATTTTCAGTAAAGCTGGTTACAGCACCGTTTTGCTGGAAAAATATACAGATAAAAATGACCTGCTCAAAGCAGTGGCTGATGCGGATGCTCTTATTGTGCGCAGCGATATTGCTTCGCGCGAAGTAATTGAAGCAGGAAAAAATTTAAAAATCATTGTCCGTGCCGGTGCTGGTTATGATAACATCGACCTGCAGGCAGCTTCAGAAAAAGGAGTAGTCGCCATGAATACCCCGGGACAAAATTCCAATGCTGTTGCCGAACTTGTATTGGGCATGATGGTTTTCATGGCCAGAGGCGGTTTTGACGGCAAAACAGGAACGGAATTGAAGGACAAAAAGTTAGGAATCCATGCCTACGGTCATGTGGGTAGCCTGGTTGCCAAAATTGCAAAAGGTTTTGGAATGGAAGTTTATGCCTTCGATCCATTTCTCGATAAATCCATTATTGAAAAAGACGGTGTAAAAGCAGTCACCAATGTTGAAGATCTTTATTCGAGCTGCCAATATGTGACCTTGCACATCCCTGCAAATGAGAAAACCAAAAAATCGATCAATTATGAACTTCTTTCCAGAATGCCGAAAAACGCTGTTTTAGTTAACACAGCCCGCAAAGAGGTGATTGATGAAGAAGGTTTGTTGCAAATTTTCGCCAACAGGGACGATTTTAAATATATCGCAGATATTTCCCCTGATTGTAAAAGCGAAATTGAAGGGAAATATGCCGGAAGATTTTTCTTCACCCCTAAAAAAATGGGGGCCCAGACCCAGGAAGCAAATATTAATG